The following nucleotide sequence is from Bdellovibrio sp. ArHS.
GTGCGATATGTACCCGGAAGACGAGTTTTACGCCCTGTTGGGTCAGTGTCTGCAAAAGTATGGGCAAGACAATGCGGCACTGACGAATGCTCCAGATTTTCAAAGTATTGATCTGTTACAAGAAAAATTCCACCGCGTGTTGGTGAACAAGGTGCGATTTAAGATTGGGTATGCAGATTCGGCAGAGCGACCGTTGCCTATCTTGGGCGATGACTTGATAAATCCTATTGCCCGGTCTTTGAAAAAGGTGAGTGTATGAATAAACATTATGACTTAATTGGTCTGGGTATCGGACTTTTCAATCTGAGCGTCGCGGCCCTTTTGCACAAGACCGAGGGAATTAAATTCGCCTTCTTTGATCGCAAACACCGCTTTGACTGGCACTCGGAAATCATGTTTGCCGATTCAGAAATGCAAACATCTTATTTGAAAGATCTGGTGACCGGGGCCGATCCGACCAATCCGTTTTCCTTTATGAACTATTTGGTGCAAAACGGTCTGTACTATTCCTTTATCAATACGAACCGCAAGGCCATCACACGGCGCGAATTTGAGATGTACTGTCAGTGGGCCAGTGAAAGAATGCCAGAGCATTTACACTTCAATAGCGAAATTCAATCCGTGCGCTATGACGGGGAAAAATTCATTTTACAAATCAATGGGGATACCTACACCGCCAATCATATCTGTATTGGCACGGGCCTAGCGCCGCACCTGCCGGATTTTGCCAAAGAGTTTGAGGGGCCCGAAGTGTTCCACGCCAAGTCCAGCTACCTTAAAGTTTTGGATGCCACTAACAAAGATGTTGTGGTGGTCGGTGGCGGACAGACGGGGCTTGAGGTTTTTCGCAACTGCCTGCAGGGAAAATGGGGTTCGCCGAAAAGTCTTAAGCTGATTGCCAGTCGCCCCAATCTTGAGCCCTTGGATAATTCACCTTTTGTGAATGAATACTTTGCGCCGTCTTATGTGCGGGACTTCTTACAACTGGATCAGTCCTTGAAAGATCCCATCGTAAAACATCAAAAGCTTGCCAGCGATGGCAATACACCAGAGTACCTCGAGACATTATATCGCGATCTTTATCAGTTAAAGCATGTCTGGAAAGACCCTCGTGAAATTCAGATTCTTCCGTATCGTCGGGTGACAGGTCTGCAAAAGTGGGCGGATCGTTTTAAATTGACCATTAAGAACGGCTTCAATCAAACGGAAGAGACAACGGGTGCCGATACGGTCATTTTAAGCACAGGGTTCCGAGTGAATATTCCCCCCATCATTGAACCTTTGCATGACCTGATTCATTTTGATCAGGACGGTCGCTTTCAGATGAATGAAAACTTCCAAATTTCTTGGCAAGGGTCTCAGAAAAATAAGATCTACGCTTTGAATTTCAGTCGTCACGGTCATGGCATCTCTGAGCCGCAGACCAGTTTGATGGCGTGGCGGTCCGCGAAGATCATTAACGACTTAATGCAAAAAGAAGTTTTTCCCATTCATCGAGCGGTTCCTAATTTTACGACTTACATTTAGGTGAACATATGAAGAGCATTGTATTTATATTGCTATTAATTCCAACTGTGGGCCGGGCTCAAGAAGAGTCTCAGCCAAGCCAGATTGAAAGTATCCAAGTTCAAGGTCATAAGGAAAACAAGACTTATCAGGAAAGCGCTGAAAGTATTTCCGTTCTGAAAAGCAATGAAGTCGATGCCCCGGTGCAAAAGGAATCCTTGCAGGTCATCAATGCTTCTCCGAATGTCACGGTGAACAAGAATGATGATAGCTTCAGTATTCGTGGTATTAACAATACCGGTGTGACGGGGTTTCAGAAGGATAATTTGTCTTCGGTCCTGATCGACAACGTGTTTCAGACCGACTTGGCCATCAAAGCCGGAAGCTTTGAATTGTGGGACACCGACCAGTTGGAACTTTACCGGGGACCACAGTCTACGACTCAGGGAGTGAACTCTTTGGCCGGAAGTATTTTGTTGTTTCATAATAAGCCCACGGCAGACAATGAAGTGATGGGACGTTTGGGATACGGCAGCTACAATCGTTTGAATCTTTCTCTTTTGGGAAATACTGCGTGGCTTGAAGGCGCTCTGAAAGGTCGGATTTCATACAATCATGATCAAGACGATGGATTTATCAAGAATCTTGCGACCAATAATTCCAAGTGGGGGAAGAAATCCAAAAAGGCGCTGACGCTGGATCTGGTTTACGATCTGAATGCCACGGACTTTTTGCGTTGGAATAGTAAACTTTTTCAGAATGAAACCGGGGGAAACTATGTGCAAAGTTCCAACCCCTTTGACTATGAAGTCGATGAAGACGTGGATTCTGACAGCAAGACCACCAATCAGCAGACCTCGTTAACATATTCAAAACAAATCAACGAGTCTTGGCGTAATGAGGCGGTGGTGGCTTTTTCTTTGGCCCACAACGATGAAACCAGTGATGCCGATGGAACTCGCAACCCCACAGCCGGAGTCAGAACCGAAGAGCACCAAGACCGTTTCGTGAGTTTTGAAAACTTACTGAAATACCAAAGCGGCTCGGTGAAAAATGTTCTGGGCTTCCACGCTCATGATTATTATCTGAACGACCGGGCTCATTTTAATATTCTTTATCCGGTTTCTGCGGGCGTTTACACGCCCGTTGACTCGACTCAGGAAACGGAAAAGTATCGCACGGTTTTCGCCTTGTTCGATTCCTATCTTTGGAAGTTCACTTCCACCCAATCCTTAAATCTGGGATTGCGCTACGAGTATGTTAAAAATAAGTATGGCGCGACAGTCACAGCGAAACGAACCCAGAATCTGGGCGGTGGAGTCAACGCCGCTATCGATAACTACTTAAACAGCGTATCGGGAAGTTACGAAGACACGAACGACAATTCGATCCTGCTGCCCAAAGCCGCTTACACCGTGACCAACGGCGCCCATAGCTACAGCGGCTCTTATTCCGAGGGCTATCGCACGGGAGGCTTAAGCATCAATCGCAAGCGCGCCAAAGTCGACTCGTATGACCCGGAAAAAACCAGCAACTATGAGCTGTCTTACAAGTGGAGTGAGTCATTTGGTACCTTAAGTTCGAACGTGTTTTATACAGACTGGAAGGATCAACAGGTTCAGATCCAGCTTTCAAATGATATTTTCGACACCCAGGTTGTGAATGCCGCATCCTCGGAAGTGTATGGCGCAGAAGTGGAACTGCAGATGCAGCCCGTGTCTCGCCATCAGTTCACGGTGGGTGCTGGATATGTGAAGACGCGCTTTAAAGACTTCGTCAGTGGAAGTAAAGATTATTCTGGAAATGAATTTCCCTTTGCGCCCAATTGGACGGGGAAGATTCATTACCTCTATCACGTAAATTCCGAGTGGACGGCCACTAGCACCGTTCGCTATTTGGGAACCTCTTATGGGAATGCCGAAAATACGCTGGATTCCCCTGAGCAATTCTATTGGGATGCGTCTGTTCAATACGCTATGAATGCCTGGAATATGGGAATAGATTTTTATGTCCGAAATCTTCTGAATTCTCAGTACGTGATTTATGATCGAACTTCTTCGATTGGTGGGCAGACGGTGAACTATAAGCAGGTGAATTCGCCTCAAGAACTCGGGGTGACGCTTTCTTGGTATCTCTAGGAACTGGGGCTGGTTCGGCAGGACCTTTATTGTTTATTGCGCAGGTCACGCAGATAGGCAAACTGTTGCACACTCCGAGCCAGCAAAAATGGATTCACTTTTTTCTCGATGAAAAGTTTTAAGGGAACGCTGGGTAAATCCAGACCTCGTCGGTTGGTCAGTTCGTTCTCATACATTTCCAAATCCTCGTCGTCGCCCGTGATCGGCGAGTCGTCGAGGCTCGACAGCATTTTACAGAATTGCAGGTTGGCTTCGGTGTATTCATGCGTGCAATAAATCAGCGTTTCTTCCGGCAAGGCTTTGATGCGTTGAAGGCTGCCGTACATCTGATCGTAAGTGCCCTCAAACAATCGGCCACAACCTAAGCCAAAAACAACATCGCCCGAAAAAAGCCATTTTTTCTCGGCACACCAGTAGGCCACGTGTCCCAGAGTGTGACCGGGCAATTCAAAGACCGAGAAGGAAAATCTGCCCACGTTAAGGGTGTCGCCTTCCTGCACGTAAGTTGTCGCATAAGGAATTTGATTTTTATTTTTAAGTGGGGCAAAGATCGGCGCATTGAAAGATCTTGCGACAGCTTTAACGCCGCCTACATGATCGTTGTGATGATGGGTTAATAGAACACCGCTGAGTTGTATGTTGCGGTCCTTTAAAAATCGCAGCACGGGTTCCGCATCGCCAGGATCGACCACCACGGCTTGGCCCTGGTCTTCGTCAATCAGGACAAAGACGTAGTTATCTTCGAAAATAGGGACGAGTTCGACTCGCAAGAGGCCCGAATTCATGCCTTTTATTGTCCATTTTATTTAAAAGGACTTCAAGACCTAGGTGAGATTGATTAATAACAATAACTGGCCTTGGAGGTCGCCGCACTTCCCACTAAAATAAGGCTTCCTATGAAAATAAAAGTAGAACTCGAAGGCCGAGACTTAATTGAAGTGGACTGTGAAGGTGAAGATCTTCAACATCCGGGAACTGTGAAAAAAGTTTCAATTCTGGGCTGTGCGGAATTCATGGGAATGATGCAGACGATGCGCCGTCATTTTGGCAATGATCTTAGCAAGTGGCCGCTCCCGGAAGGACATGATCATTCCAGTCTTTTACTAAAAGAAATGATTCTTAAATTACGGGGAGAATGGCATTTTCCCTATGCAGACGAAGAACTATGTCACTGCCGTAGCGTGCCGGCGCATACCGTGGATCAGGCCGTTGTTGCGGGCGCACACACTCCTGAAGTCGTCACTCGGCAAACTGCCGCAAGTTCGA
It contains:
- a CDS encoding TonB-dependent receptor translates to MKSIVFILLLIPTVGRAQEESQPSQIESIQVQGHKENKTYQESAESISVLKSNEVDAPVQKESLQVINASPNVTVNKNDDSFSIRGINNTGVTGFQKDNLSSVLIDNVFQTDLAIKAGSFELWDTDQLELYRGPQSTTQGVNSLAGSILLFHNKPTADNEVMGRLGYGSYNRLNLSLLGNTAWLEGALKGRISYNHDQDDGFIKNLATNNSKWGKKSKKALTLDLVYDLNATDFLRWNSKLFQNETGGNYVQSSNPFDYEVDEDVDSDSKTTNQQTSLTYSKQINESWRNEAVVAFSLAHNDETSDADGTRNPTAGVRTEEHQDRFVSFENLLKYQSGSVKNVLGFHAHDYYLNDRAHFNILYPVSAGVYTPVDSTQETEKYRTVFALFDSYLWKFTSTQSLNLGLRYEYVKNKYGATVTAKRTQNLGGGVNAAIDNYLNSVSGSYEDTNDNSILLPKAAYTVTNGAHSYSGSYSEGYRTGGLSINRKRAKVDSYDPEKTSNYELSYKWSESFGTLSSNVFYTDWKDQQVQIQLSNDIFDTQVVNAASSEVYGAEVELQMQPVSRHQFTVGAGYVKTRFKDFVSGSKDYSGNEFPFAPNWTGKIHYLYHVNSEWTATSTVRYLGTSYGNAENTLDSPEQFYWDASVQYAMNAWNMGIDFYVRNLLNSQYVIYDRTSSIGGQTVNYKQVNSPQELGVTLSWYL
- the gloB gene encoding hydroxyacylglutathione hydrolase; this encodes MNSGLLRVELVPIFEDNYVFVLIDEDQGQAVVVDPGDAEPVLRFLKDRNIQLSGVLLTHHHNDHVGGVKAVARSFNAPIFAPLKNKNQIPYATTYVQEGDTLNVGRFSFSVFELPGHTLGHVAYWCAEKKWLFSGDVVFGLGCGRLFEGTYDQMYGSLQRIKALPEETLIYCTHEYTEANLQFCKMLSSLDDSPITGDDEDLEMYENELTNRRGLDLPSVPLKLFIEKKVNPFLLARSVQQFAYLRDLRNKQ
- a CDS encoding (2Fe-2S)-binding protein, whose translation is MKIKVELEGRDLIEVDCEGEDLQHPGTVKKVSILGCAEFMGMMQTMRRHFGNDLSKWPLPEGHDHSSLLLKEMILKLRGEWHFPYADEELCHCRSVPAHTVDQAVVAGAHTPEVVTRQTAASSNCGTCRPDVQKIIDYRLGKKTA
- a CDS encoding SidA/IucD/PvdA family monooxygenase, producing MNKHYDLIGLGIGLFNLSVAALLHKTEGIKFAFFDRKHRFDWHSEIMFADSEMQTSYLKDLVTGADPTNPFSFMNYLVQNGLYYSFINTNRKAITRREFEMYCQWASERMPEHLHFNSEIQSVRYDGEKFILQINGDTYTANHICIGTGLAPHLPDFAKEFEGPEVFHAKSSYLKVLDATNKDVVVVGGGQTGLEVFRNCLQGKWGSPKSLKLIASRPNLEPLDNSPFVNEYFAPSYVRDFLQLDQSLKDPIVKHQKLASDGNTPEYLETLYRDLYQLKHVWKDPREIQILPYRRVTGLQKWADRFKLTIKNGFNQTEETTGADTVILSTGFRVNIPPIIEPLHDLIHFDQDGRFQMNENFQISWQGSQKNKIYALNFSRHGHGISEPQTSLMAWRSAKIINDLMQKEVFPIHRAVPNFTTYI